A genomic region of Phragmitibacter flavus contains the following coding sequences:
- a CDS encoding SUMF1/EgtB/PvdO family nonheme iron enzyme, with product MSFAHSHLITISLLASLPALSAKEIDKPDFNAHVRPILEAACFNCHNEKSDKGGLNLTTLETTMAGGDNGDALVPGKPADSLLYSTTILPEDDDMVMPPPKEGLLTKAQTEILRLWIEQGANWPKDVVLQQKPRMNFAKHIKPILDARLASGGPVKADEAYMLRLWTEQGSVWPEGTAAPGTEAPKPAAPAAKLDGMELVKRIHAHIVATSKEKAEADMKPYDSRGPKSDAPYSMLVIKGGEFLMGSPEGEAERKDDEGPQVKVKVKPFWMGKHEVTWDEYTPFMVTEVGRNKDGSKQSGKADEPITEIISQPTTPYTEMSFGMGTDGYPAISMTQHAANKFCQWLSAQTGHFYRLPTEQEWEYAARAGTTTAYYWGDDSAGVADYEWYYDNAPNFQYSQVGKKKPNPWGLYDILGNVAEWTLDQYTPDYYKNLKAMAPDKIAGYYVPSTTPYPHTARGGSFDDDLVRLRSASRRGSAPDWKQQDPQLPKSIWYHTDAKFLGFRLVRPLEIPSPEEMFKYWNNGVENE from the coding sequence ATGAGTTTCGCCCACTCTCACCTCATCACCATCAGCCTCCTCGCATCGCTCCCTGCGCTCAGCGCCAAGGAGATTGACAAACCGGACTTCAACGCCCACGTCCGCCCCATCCTGGAGGCCGCCTGCTTCAACTGCCATAACGAGAAATCCGACAAGGGCGGACTCAACCTCACCACGCTCGAAACCACCATGGCCGGTGGCGACAATGGTGACGCCCTCGTCCCCGGCAAACCTGCCGACAGCCTGCTCTATTCCACCACCATCCTCCCGGAAGACGATGACATGGTCATGCCTCCGCCCAAGGAGGGTCTGCTCACCAAAGCCCAAACCGAAATCCTCCGACTCTGGATCGAACAAGGCGCCAACTGGCCCAAAGACGTTGTGCTTCAGCAGAAGCCGCGCATGAATTTCGCCAAACACATCAAACCCATCCTTGATGCCCGGCTCGCCAGCGGCGGCCCCGTCAAAGCCGACGAAGCTTACATGCTCCGACTCTGGACCGAACAAGGTTCCGTCTGGCCTGAAGGCACCGCCGCTCCCGGCACCGAAGCTCCCAAACCTGCCGCCCCCGCCGCCAAACTCGACGGCATGGAACTCGTCAAACGCATCCACGCCCACATCGTTGCCACCTCCAAGGAAAAAGCCGAGGCCGACATGAAACCCTACGACAGCCGCGGCCCCAAATCCGACGCCCCCTACAGCATGCTTGTCATCAAGGGCGGCGAATTCCTCATGGGCAGTCCTGAAGGAGAAGCCGAACGAAAAGACGACGAAGGCCCGCAGGTCAAAGTGAAGGTCAAACCCTTCTGGATGGGCAAACACGAAGTCACCTGGGACGAATACACCCCGTTCATGGTCACCGAAGTGGGTCGCAACAAGGACGGCTCCAAACAAAGCGGCAAAGCCGACGAGCCGATCACCGAAATCATCAGCCAGCCCACCACCCCCTACACCGAAATGTCCTTCGGCATGGGCACCGATGGCTACCCCGCCATCAGCATGACCCAGCATGCCGCCAACAAATTCTGCCAGTGGCTCAGCGCCCAGACCGGTCATTTTTACCGACTCCCCACCGAACAGGAATGGGAATACGCCGCCCGCGCTGGCACCACCACCGCTTATTATTGGGGCGATGACTCCGCCGGGGTCGCCGACTACGAGTGGTATTACGACAACGCCCCCAACTTCCAGTATTCCCAAGTCGGCAAAAAGAAACCCAACCCCTGGGGCCTTTACGACATCCTCGGCAACGTCGCCGAATGGACTCTCGACCAATACACGCCCGACTATTACAAAAACCTCAAGGCCATGGCTCCCGACAAAATCGCCGGATACTACGTGCCCTCCACCACCCCCTATCCGCACACCGCCCGAGGTGGTTCGTTTGATGACGACCTCGTCCGTCTTCGTTCCGCCTCCCGTCGTGGTTCCGCCCCCGATTGGAAACAGCAGGACCCGCAGCTTCCGAAAAGCATCTGGTATCACACCGATGCCAAATTCCTCGGCTTCCGTCTTGTCCGCCCCCTCGAAATCCCCTCCCCCGAAGAGATGTTTAAATATTGGAACAACGGCGTCGAAAACGAATAA
- a CDS encoding Gfo/Idh/MocA family protein produces MTRRTFHTLALSSAATSLLPAAAPSSSGNTKSKIKIGQIGTKHGHAAGQLETLRQCSDFEVVGIVEPDPQQQQAVKNQPAYAGLPWLTEEQLLNTPGLQAVCIETDVANLLTHAERAASAGLHLHIDKPAGSDLAKFKSLLDTCTANQRLVKLGYMFRYNPAFELMLQAIREGWLGEVFSIHTEMSKQLSPTERNLMLPYPGGSMFELGCHLIDSVVHILGAPEKVTPFIRKNPTDGFAENMLAVLDYPKATVSVRSAMIEVQGGARRQFTVCGDQGSFEIFPLEHPVARLMLDQPRGPYKKGVNALTFEKTPRYAADWTDFAKAIRGETAWEFTPDHDYTVQKTVLQASGLM; encoded by the coding sequence ATGACCCGCCGCACCTTCCACACCCTCGCCCTCAGCAGCGCCGCCACCTCCCTGCTCCCCGCCGCCGCTCCATCATCCTCCGGCAATACCAAATCCAAAATCAAGATCGGCCAGATCGGCACCAAACATGGCCACGCCGCCGGCCAGCTTGAAACCCTCCGCCAATGCTCCGACTTCGAAGTCGTCGGCATCGTCGAACCCGATCCCCAACAACAACAAGCCGTCAAAAACCAACCCGCCTACGCCGGTCTTCCCTGGCTCACCGAAGAACAACTCCTCAACACCCCCGGCCTCCAGGCCGTCTGCATCGAAACCGATGTCGCCAACCTCCTCACCCATGCCGAACGCGCCGCCAGTGCCGGACTTCACCTCCACATCGACAAACCCGCCGGCTCCGACCTCGCCAAGTTCAAATCCCTCCTCGACACCTGCACCGCCAACCAGCGCCTGGTCAAACTCGGCTACATGTTCCGCTACAACCCCGCCTTCGAACTCATGCTTCAAGCCATCCGCGAAGGCTGGCTCGGCGAGGTCTTCAGCATCCACACCGAAATGAGCAAACAGCTCAGCCCCACCGAACGCAACCTCATGCTCCCCTACCCCGGCGGTTCCATGTTCGAACTCGGCTGCCACCTCATCGACTCCGTTGTCCACATCCTCGGTGCCCCAGAAAAAGTCACCCCCTTCATCCGCAAGAATCCGACCGATGGATTCGCCGAAAACATGCTCGCCGTCCTCGACTACCCCAAAGCCACCGTCAGTGTTCGCAGCGCCATGATCGAAGTCCAGGGCGGAGCCCGCCGCCAGTTCACCGTGTGCGGCGACCAAGGCAGCTTCGAAATCTTCCCCCTCGAACACCCCGTCGCCCGCCTGATGCTTGATCAACCACGCGGACCCTACAAAAAAGGCGTCAACGCCCTCACCTTCGAAAAAACGCCACGCTACGCCGCCGACTGGACCGATTTCGCCAAAGCCATCCGCGGCGAAACCGCCTGGGAATTCACCCCTGATCACGACTACACCGTGCAGAAAACCGTCCTCCAGGCCTCCGGCCTGATGTAG